A part of Biomphalaria glabrata chromosome 3, xgBioGlab47.1, whole genome shotgun sequence genomic DNA contains:
- the LOC106067837 gene encoding polypeptide N-acetylgalactosaminyltransferase 1-like isoform X1, producing MFIKRKKLKLLIVCGIFLFFYLYIFISSSRIDIFLSRSHQGNSLNGHNKTKVKSPFEGPVEDLLGGEFRINREHNDVINEDKKTNDHGWKKGFRVGAGFQNPLLNVGEVIKEKADDPMDGIEDEIIEDNLGHPKARAVKGPEFKPLQPIADKRSKKKKGHRKSDEDCCIEVKKKQKLYLHVTYPPFIQFGKPGDPGEDGQSVRWRPDELTRNESLQKEKDFNVHYFDEWTSRKIAVHRSLLDQRGPECRASYAYLPPVSVIIVFHNEAWTTLLRSIHSVLDRTPIYLLQEIVLLDDFSDMEHLQEPLEAYIQHLDKVKLFRATKRLGLIRARNTAFDHSKGRIVVFLDSHIECFPGWLEPLIAPIHNDSTAVTFPSIELINGRTFGTGMNTKLERTVGGLMVHSLSFNWLYERKHNISQTLLYYPSPTMPGGLYAVSREWFSKLGKYDPEMDFWGGENIEMSFKTWMCGGSLLLSVCSHVGHIFRNINPNIGGIRLTYKNSIRVAEVWMDQYKHFFYEKLGYNIPDYGDVTSRVLLRKSLNCSDFGWYLQHVFPELKKSMDVFGHYYGEIRSVSENVCLTRQTNTIGIDSCRLGAVTQQWQYGSDKRITSGEFILGVRSEIKQEVEYWHIGIFHDRVFDKTVFVYWIYENQRLVNKKTGLCLQVNTRSRSVELKNCSNSSEDQQWKLTTRKQNQDAMKSRGVEIDWSV from the exons atgtttataaaacgaaaaaaacttaaacttttGATTGTGTGTggaatttttctatttttctacctttatatttttatatcaagCTCTAGAATCGACATTTTCTTAAGTCGATCCCATCAGGGGAATTCTTTAAACGGGCATAATAAAACTAAAGTAAAGTCTCCATTTGAAGGCCCCGTGGAAGATCTTCTGGGTGGAGAGTTTCGTATCAACAGAGAGCACAATGACGTCATCAACGAAGACAAGAAAACCAACGACCATGGGTGGAAGAAAGGCTTCCGTGTAGGGGCGGGCTTCCAGAATCCATTGCTCAACGTGGGGGAAGTAATCAAGGAGAAAGCAGACGACCCAATGGATGGAATAGAAGATGAAATTATTGAAGACAACTTAGGGCACCCCAAGGCACGTGCTGTGAAGGGCCCTGAGTTCAAGCCGCTTCAGCCGATAGCGGATAAAAGGTCAAAGAAAAAGAAGGGCCACCGGAAGTCAGATGAAGATTGTTGTATTGAGGTCAAGAAGAAACAGAAGCTGTATCTCCATGTCACCTATCCTCCTTTCATTCAATTTGGCAAGCCAGGAGACCCAG GTGAAGATGGACAGAGCGTGAGGTGGCGTCCAGACGAGCTGACCAGAAACGAGAGTCTACAAAAAGAGAAGGATTTTAATGTTCATTATTTTGACGAGTGGACAAGCCGAAAAATTGCAGTACACAGGTCACTCCTTGACCAGAGAGGACCAGA ATGTCGAGCTAGCTATGCCTACTTGCCTCCTGTATCTGTCATCATCGTGTTTCATAATGAAGCTTGGACAACGTTATTACGTAGTATACACAGCGTCCTTGACCGGACACCTATCTACTTACTACAAGAGATTGTATTATTGGACGATTTCTCGGACATGg AACATTTGCAAGAACCCCTCGAGGCTTACATCCAACATCTAGACAAGGTCAAACTTTTCCGAGCCACAAAACGACTTGGGCTAATCAGGGCCCGCAACACTGCTTTTGATCACTCCAAGGGAAGAATAGTTGTCTTCCTTGATTCTCATATCGAATGCTTTCCTG GCTGGCTTGAGCCCCTGATTGCACCCATCCATAACGACTCCACTGCGGTGACGTTTCCCTCCATCGAGCTGATCAACGGTCGAACGTTCGGTACCGGTATGAATACCAAACTGGAGCGGACAGTGGGCGGTCTGATGGTCCACTCGCTGTCCTTCAACTGGCTCTACGAGAGGAAACACAACATCTCGCAGACGTTACTCTACTACCC ATCTCCAACTATGCCTGGTGGACTCTATGCTGTGTCTAGAGAGTGGTTCTCAAAGCTAGGTAAATATGACCCCGAGATGGACTTCTGGGGAGGCGAAAATATTGAAATGTCTTTCAAA ACCTGGATGTGCGGTGGATCCTTGCTGCTGTCTGTATGTTCACATGTAGGTCATATATTCCGTAATATTAATCCTAATATTGGAGGAATACGTCTGACCTATAAAAACTCGATCCGAGTGGCAGAAGTCTGGATGGACcaatataaacatttcttttatgaGAAGCTTGGCTACAACATT CCAGACTATGGAGATGTGACGTCCCGTGTCCTTTTAAGAAAATCCCTCAACTGTTCCGATTTTGGTTGGTATTTACAACATGTGTTTCCGGAACTCAAGAAGAGCATGGATGTCTTTGGCCACTACTATGGGGAG ATTAGAAGTGTTTCCGAAAATGTTTGTCTGACACGACAGACTAACACAATCGGCATTGATTCTTGCCGCCTGGGCGCTGTCACTCAG CAATGGCAATATGGAAGTGATAAAAGAATAACCTCAGGGGAGTTTATCCTCGGGGTCAGGTCTGAAATTAAACAAGAGGTAGAGTACTGGCACATTGGAATTTTTCATGACAGAGTTTTCGATAAGACCGTCTTCGTTTACTGGATCTATGAA AATCAAAGActggtaaataaaaaaacaggactatgtttacaagtcaacactagAAGCAGGTCCGTGGAACTGAAAAATTGTTCAAATTCATCGGAAGACCAGCAATGGAAGCTCACCACAAGAAAACAGAATCAAGATGCTATGAAATCCAGGGGAGTTGAGATAGACTGGAGCGTTTAA